The Kluyveromyces marxianus DMKU3-1042 DNA, complete genome, chromosome 7 DNA segment ccgtacaccacataactaatcaaatccgtacaccacataactaatcaaatccgtacaccacataactaatcaaatccgtacaccacataactaatcaaatccgtacaccacataactaatcaaatccgtacaccacataactaatcaaatccgtacaccacataactaatcaaatccgtacaccacataactaatcaaatccgtacaccacataactaatcaaatccgtacaccacataactaatcaaatccgtacaccacataactaatcaaatccgtacaccacataactaatcaaatccgtacaccacataactaatcaaatccgtacaccacataactaatcaaatccgtacaccacataactaatcaaatccgtacaccacataactaatcaaatccgtacaccacataactaatcaaatccgtacaccacataactaatcaaatccgtacaccacataactaatcaaatccgtacaccacataactaatcaaatccgtacaccacataactaatcaaatccgtacaccacataactaatcaaatccgtacaccacataactaatcaaataCGTACACCAATGTACTCcttattttctcttttcgcCATTACCCTACCCCCTCTTTTGAATTACCCTACCCCTTCTTTGGTCTTACCCTACCCATTTTTATAGTGTTACCCTCTGTTCTCCTTCTGTTACCCGCCCCAATTtagaacttttcttctctaagTTCGTGTTACCCTCCCCGCTACATTTGGTCCATCCTCCACATTTGTCGTCGTTACCCTCCCTCTTTgttgtgttacccgccctATATTATATCTCACTTTTCTcactatttcctatttcggCAACCtcgtttttcatgtttgtttctttttgttcgtGCGACGTTACATTCTTCGTGCATTctcctttgtttttttccacctGCCATTCCAGCTTCCTGTATTTCTTGTATCCCATTTCCTATTACGGTAAGTGTTTTCGATacacgtttcttttcctagCTTCCTCTTTGTGCAACGGTTTCTGACTATCCTCCTTGGTCTTCCTTTGTCCCTTATTTGTCCCTTATGTGTCCCTCATCTGTCCCCTGACCTATTGTGCCCACAGTTTCCCATATTACCCGCACTTCCATTTTCTTACACTTTTACTGCCTTGACCAATCTTGCTCCTCTTGccatcaaacttcatctcgCCTATACTTGTAATCAATATTTCCctgtgttacccggatgtGTGTCTCTCCCTAACCCAACCTTACTTACTGTCTTTCCCTTCCACTCTTTCCTCCCCCTCCTCCaacttttgattttcattttcttcctcatcacTTCACACGGTGCGAACATACCCacttctcttttgtctttctcttccCTCTATTCCTTCCCCCATCTAATTAGTCCTCCGTTACCCGCACAATGCACAACCCAAAACTCACCTTCCCTGCTAACCTCTACCCACCACCACCCACtccaaacttcatctcaaACCTCACTGTCACCTTCCCTCTTACCCGGACACAACTGTCTATCACGTGCCTCCTCTCTcctctcattttcattttcctcCTCGTCACTTAGTACGGCACGAACCTCGGCTCTTCTCCCCATAGCCAGCAGCTAATACTACTTGTTACTCTCCCTCTTCTCACTTCtcatatatttttgtttttcacttttcattttttcatttttcactttcattCTCTATTGTCTGCGAACACTCCCCACCCCAAGGTACCCCCCTTGCAAAATCATCCTCCCAGCATAAATTCCTCatatacttatatacttACTTTCCAAAGATTCATTTTCTAAGGGTCTCCCCTTCTAAAATCATCTTTCCACCTTAAATTAGAGCAGTTTTGAATAATTCTGAATAGTTCTACACAACTTCTAACAACTTCTAACACTACTCTACGACTCTACAACAGACACTTCCCTTGCATAGGCCACTCCTTTTTCAAACCTAAACCCTCCACCAATTGCCCATACTTTCCTATTTCTCTCCCCAATTCTCACTTTCTTTCACAAATCTTGAAATACTACCGGGTAATTAATTATTTCCACTTATTATAATCTGAATCAAAATTACACAATTTCTACTCAGCTCAGAAAACAATTACTCTCTAAGCAATCCTACCAGGCTGgcttttcatcttttcttcttcttcaaacccCACTTGCACTACTGTTACCTGACATTGTTGATGCGTGGTAGATTCGTCGGATTCACAACCTTTTACACTATGCACTGATGCATTTTGCTGTTCCTCATCGCCACTTGGCTCTAGCTGATCTCTAAGCGTGGTTATCGCGCTTATAAACGCCATAGCTGCACATGCAATGGCGAAATATCCCACATTCTGATACCTTTTTCTTAGCTCTTTTCTGTTGGTTTTACCATTACCCAATAAAGATACTATTACTGACAACGCAACCTCGTTCCCAAATTGTGAGGCTGTCTGCACAACACCACCCGCAAGAGCTTTGTATTCCATAGGAGCGTCCCCGATTGCCATGGACAACATGTATGAGAAATACACCGCTCCTCCAATACCAGCCAAAAATGCACTTAACAATAGAAGTTTCCAGTACAAGTTCCCATTCACTTCCTTGAGTGCAGTTAAAAAGGCACACCCAAGAGTACAAACAAATGTTCCTACGATAAGGCCATTCTTTGGCTTTAAAATTGTTTGGTGGAATGCAATTGTCGTATTTGCAAGCATTAGACCTACAATTAGCGGCATGATCTTTACGGCTGCCACAATAACTGCATCACCCTCTACCGAGATAGAATAATTCACTACGGTATACATCACGACCATAAATGCTGCAAAGGCAAAGAAGGATACAAGTAGCACGGGTGCAAAATTATGTGCGTATAGTAACTCTTTGGGAATCAATACACTGACGCTCTCCATATATTTGTACGCACCCGTTGAAATGTGTGGTTTCAATAAACTTAAAACTTTTTGATAACCCAAATTCCAAGCAAAGAATGCCGCCATCAAAATAATTGAAATAACTAAAGGAACGTATGCAGAGGGTTT contains these protein-coding regions:
- a CDS encoding aminotriazole resistance protein, producing the protein MSQAESSSNSLNEVAEKEGEFPIESIFHPNRLKHFKFLCILSALALDFMSLGAMIVLVQDVEKRFNISATKASWSLTSYVITFAGFIAFFGRVGDIVGNGMMMSISIGVFGICSLLCAVIPNFVGFAVFRAFQGMAGAGIVPCSYALVNSMFAGENLQRYFSILSSIGSGTIGVGFVIGGAFAETKIGYKALFYMVFGASILTCMLILLLIGYPEYVRVKSDYSARFKRVTKLDVIGSFTFISGSVLLVVALTDGGDSWKKPSAYVPLVISIILMAAFFAWNLGYQKVLSLLKPHISTGAYKYMESVSVLIPKELLYAHNFAPVLLVSFFAFAAFMVVMYTVVNYSISVEGDAVIVAAVKIMPLIVGLMLANTTIAFHQTILKPKNGLIVGTFVCTLGCAFLTALKEVNGNLYWKLLLLSAFLAGIGGAVYFSYMLSMAIGDAPMEYKALAGGVVQTASQFGNEVALSVIVSLLGNGKTNRKELRKRYQNVGYFAIACAAMAFISAITTLRDQLEPSGDEEQQNASVHSVKGCESDESTTHQQCQVTVVQVGFEEEEKMKSQPGRIA